The sequence GCTCGCGCTCGCGCAATTCCGTCAGTTGCTGTAGCTCTTGGGCGGTTTGTTCCGTGTCTTTTTCTGCAGAGGCGGCTTCGGGAGATGGGGAGAGCCGGAAGCCGAACGCGTCCGTCCCCTTGCCCGCAAAGGACATGGGCTGGAGTGTGTTGTTGATGAGGGGAGACACGTTCGAAGTCATGGCGATTCTCTCCCTATACAAATATACTTTTCGCTCGTCTTATCGGATGGGATGGGTGGATTCTTTAGGGGCAGAAATAAAAAAATCCCCGCGTTCCATAAAAGGAACACGGGGAGGTGGCCAAGGATGGCGCGGAACATTTTTCCCCGCGAAGATGGCTGCTCAATAATCACGGCCGCGTGTTTGATAAAACGGGGGGGCAACAGCATCGTTGTTGATGGATGCCCTTTGACCTTCCCTTTGGGAAAGGGCCGCTAGACCAAGGGGTGATTGCCTTGCGTCCAGGCGATGATACCGCCTGCCAAAGAGCGAACCTTCTCGAATCCTTGCTTTTTAAGGGACGAAGCCGCAATGTTGGAGCGATAGCCACTGCCGCAGTAGACCACGATATCCCTATCGCGGGACATATCAAGGCCGTTGTCCAGGACGTGCGTCAGCGGAACGCTTTGGGCGCCAGGGATGCCGCCACCAGACAGTTCCGAGGGGGTGCGCACGTCGAGAATCGTGGCAGTTTGATCGTCAAGCATTGCGGCCAACTCTCCGGCGGAAACCTGGTTCAGACGTTCCAGGTCGCGGCCGGAAAGCATCCAGGCATTGATGCCTCCGGCAAGGTAGCCGAAAATACGGTCATAGCCGATGCGGTGAAGTTCGGTGACCATGTCGTCATACCGCTTTCTGTCTTCCACCACGAGCAGCAGGTCCGCGTCCGGCGGAACGACCATGCCCACCCAGTTGGCGAGCTGTTTTTCAAAACCAATGTTCAGAGAGCCAGGGATGTGGAATCCTCCAAAAGCTGCGGTGTCCCGCGTGTCGATGACGAGGTATCCTTCGGCCATATATGTTTCAAACTGTTCCGGTGTCATGGCTTTTTCCAGGGGGCAGCATTCCAGCAGGGGCGCGCCGTCCCGATTGGTGCTGATGATGTGGCCGAAACTTTTGGGCCTGGTGGGGAAGTCTCCGGTCATGACGTTATGGAATGCTTCGA is a genomic window of Paucidesulfovibrio gracilis DSM 16080 containing:
- a CDS encoding MBL fold metallo-hydrolase; translated protein: MYFKQISVPGLGCLSYVVGCPGAKAMAVVDPKRDIQDYLDISREEGMRITHIIDTHVHADHVSGAHELRAVTGAKIMMYETSPVDFPFHGIKEGERLDIGNARLEFMHTPGHTPDALSVLVTDRSRSEEPWMLLTGDVLFVGDIGRPDLAGADVIDEQVRNLYNTLYVKFAQLPDHLEVFPAHGMGSLCGKGMSSKLNSTLGFERRHNPMLQYPSFEAFHNVMTGDFPTRPKSFGHIISTNRDGAPLLECCPLEKAMTPEQFETYMAEGYLVIDTRDTAAFGGFHIPGSLNIGFEKQLANWVGMVVPPDADLLLVVEDRKRYDDMVTELHRIGYDRIFGYLAGGINAWMLSGRDLERLNQVSAGELAAMLDDQTATILDVRTPSELSGGGIPGAQSVPLTHVLDNGLDMSRDRDIVVYCGSGYRSNIAASSLKKQGFEKVRSLAGGIIAWTQGNHPLV